A single Staphylococcus muscae DNA region contains:
- a CDS encoding cyclic-di-AMP receptor, with translation MKMIIAIVQDQDSQELSDQLVKHNFRATKLATTGGFLRAGNTTFLCGVDDARVNEILDLINATCGNREQLVSPITPMGGSADSYIPYPVEVEVGGATVFVMPVDAFHQF, from the coding sequence ATGAAAATGATTATAGCGATTGTTCAAGACCAAGATAGCCAAGAACTTTCGGATCAATTAGTAAAACATAATTTTCGTGCAACAAAATTAGCGACGACAGGTGGCTTTTTACGTGCAGGAAATACAACGTTTTTATGTGGTGTAGATGACGCACGCGTCAATGAAATTTTGGATTTGATTAATGCGACGTGTGGTAACAGAGAACAACTTGTTTCTCCAATTACACCGATGGGCGGAAGTGCAGATTCCTACATTCCATATCCTGTTGAAGTGGAAGTGGGCGGGGCCACAGTTTTTGTGATGCCGGTAGATGCCTTTCATCAATTTTAA
- a CDS encoding tRNA1(Val) (adenine(37)-N6)-methyltransferase: MLQSDERFDYLLKEDLRIIQNDAVFSFSTDALLLGHFTNVRKRDRILDMCTGNGVIPLLLSDKGQNEITGIEIQPQLVSMAQRSVAANNLSHRIMIQEMDINAIPKYFKPAQFDLITCNPPYFKKNQVHQHQLEAHKIARHEIYCTLDDCLRVANHALKQGGRMVMVHRAERLLDVFTSMRRYQLEPKQLHMIYSKPGKDAQTIVVEARKGGNQGLHIAPPFYMYDDNNEYTLEMRRVYYG; encoded by the coding sequence ATGCTACAAAGTGATGAAAGGTTCGATTATTTATTGAAAGAAGATTTGCGCATTATTCAAAATGATGCGGTCTTTTCTTTTTCAACGGATGCACTGTTACTTGGACACTTCACAAACGTTCGTAAGCGAGATCGTATCCTAGATATGTGTACCGGAAATGGTGTGATTCCGTTGCTCTTGTCAGATAAAGGGCAGAATGAGATTACAGGGATAGAGATACAGCCGCAACTTGTCAGCATGGCGCAAAGAAGCGTCGCAGCAAACAATTTATCACATCGCATTATGATTCAAGAAATGGATATTAATGCAATCCCGAAGTATTTTAAACCAGCACAATTTGATTTGATCACATGTAACCCGCCTTATTTCAAGAAAAATCAAGTGCATCAACATCAATTAGAAGCGCATAAAATTGCACGTCATGAGATTTACTGTACGTTAGATGATTGTTTACGTGTTGCAAATCATGCGTTGAAGCAAGGTGGCCGAATGGTAATGGTGCATCGAGCTGAAAGGCTATTGGATGTGTTTACTTCTATGCGACGTTACCAGCTTGAACCGAAGCAACTACATATGATTTATAGTAAGCCGGGGAAAGACGCGCAAACGATTGTGGTTGAAGCGCGCAAAGGTGGCAACCAAGGCCTACATATTGCACCGCCTTTTTATATGTATGATGACAATAATGAATATACACTAGAGATGAGACGTGTGTATTATGGCTAA
- a CDS encoding GIY-YIG nuclease family protein: MAKHYTYMVECADRSLYTGYTTDLAARIHKHNEGKGAKYTKTRRPVRLKYYEIYETKSEALKREYAIKQLTRQQKIALIEER; this comes from the coding sequence ATGGCTAAACATTATACGTATATGGTTGAATGTGCCGATCGGTCACTTTATACAGGGTATACGACAGATTTGGCGGCACGCATACACAAACACAACGAGGGCAAAGGTGCCAAATATACAAAAACAAGACGTCCGGTACGTCTTAAATATTATGAAATTTACGAGACGAAGTCAGAGGCGCTAAAGCGTGAATATGCGATTAAACAGCTGACACGTCAACAAAAAATAGCGCTAATTGAGGAGCGATAG
- the abc-f gene encoding ribosomal protection-like ABC-F family protein, translating to MNILNTSSITKRYLDNVLFDQVKLTLNAGDIIGLVGRNGEGKTTLLKLLAGIESPSSGTISWQKDIEIGYLDQLPNNDEQTLVYTYLESAFEKLHHIAQQLEYFTQQMANDKAHLDTYMEQYGTLQSYYETHGGYEIDTKIRRVAHGLNITHLLDTTWGTLSGGERTKVCLAQILLQPTELLLLDEPTNHLDIKSIEWLTQYIKQYTGVVVIISHDRYFLDDITTQIIEIDQQQLHTYHGNYSYFVNEREKRILAEFEAYKTQQKKIKQMQKAIKQLRMWASQAKPPNASMFRRAKSMEKALNRIKTLEKPTLKHKQMHLDLKENTLGADKVIKMQDVSKTYDTTLIKNACMLVRKNEHVAIVGNNGTGKSTLLKMILGNVAPDKGTIKTADHLKIGYLSQHIFNDNTDDTLLETFRKEVSVTEGQARHILAQFMFYGEDVFKRIKDLSGGEKVRLRWAQIVNNDYHMLILDEPTNHLDIEAKEVIEDALADYNGTVIAVSHDRYFLNKLFHTTYLLENQRLTKFYGNYDDMKNSIDKKE from the coding sequence ATGAATATATTAAATACATCTTCTATTACAAAGCGTTATTTAGATAACGTCCTATTTGATCAAGTGAAGCTCACACTTAATGCTGGAGACATCATCGGTTTAGTCGGCAGAAATGGCGAGGGAAAAACCACCTTACTCAAATTGCTTGCTGGTATTGAATCCCCCTCTTCAGGCACAATCAGTTGGCAGAAAGATATCGAGATTGGCTATTTAGATCAATTACCCAATAATGATGAGCAGACACTTGTCTACACATACCTCGAATCAGCTTTTGAAAAATTACACCATATCGCACAACAACTTGAATATTTTACACAACAGATGGCAAATGATAAAGCACACTTAGATACCTACATGGAACAATATGGCACATTACAGTCTTATTATGAAACACATGGTGGTTATGAAATAGATACAAAAATACGCCGTGTTGCACATGGATTAAATATTACACATCTACTTGATACAACGTGGGGCACACTCTCTGGTGGCGAACGTACAAAGGTCTGCCTTGCACAAATATTGCTACAACCTACTGAACTTTTATTATTAGATGAACCAACCAATCATCTTGATATTAAATCGATTGAGTGGCTTACACAATACATTAAACAATATACAGGTGTCGTCGTTATCATTTCACATGATCGATACTTTTTAGATGACATCACAACTCAAATTATTGAAATTGATCAGCAACAGCTTCATACGTATCATGGCAATTATTCCTATTTTGTTAATGAGCGAGAAAAGCGTATACTTGCTGAATTCGAAGCATATAAAACACAACAAAAGAAAATCAAACAAATGCAAAAAGCGATTAAACAATTACGCATGTGGGCAAGCCAAGCAAAACCACCCAACGCTTCCATGTTCCGACGCGCAAAAAGTATGGAAAAAGCATTGAATCGCATCAAAACATTAGAAAAGCCAACATTGAAACACAAACAAATGCACCTTGATTTAAAAGAAAATACTTTAGGTGCAGATAAAGTCATTAAAATGCAAGATGTTTCCAAAACATATGACACCACATTGATTAAAAATGCTTGTATGTTAGTCAGAAAAAATGAACATGTCGCCATCGTAGGCAATAATGGTACAGGTAAATCTACGCTGCTCAAAATGATATTAGGCAATGTAGCACCAGACAAAGGTACGATTAAAACGGCAGATCATCTGAAAATCGGCTATCTATCTCAACATATATTTAATGACAACACAGATGACACACTACTTGAAACATTTCGTAAAGAAGTCTCTGTAACAGAAGGGCAAGCACGCCATATCCTTGCACAATTCATGTTTTACGGAGAAGATGTTTTTAAAAGGATAAAAGATTTGAGTGGTGGTGAAAAAGTCCGTCTACGTTGGGCCCAAATAGTTAACAATGACTATCATATGCTGATATTAGATGAACCGACCAACCATTTGGATATTGAAGCGAAAGAAGTGATTGAAGATGCATTAGCAGATTATAATGGCACTGTCATTGCTGTCTCACACGATAGATATTTCTTAAACAAACTGTTCCATACAACCTACTTATTAGAAAACCAAAGATTAACAAAATTCTACGGCAACTATGATGATATGAAAAATAGCATTGATAAAAAAGAATAA
- the yabA gene encoding DNA replication initiation control protein YabA: MDRNELFNHLTQLENNVNRIQEDMQALKSLTVALVEENVALQIENDNLKTLMNQEPDATPVERVSNEQEEEKTPQKKQLQSREYFATLYHEGFHICHDVFGKHRNGQDCIFCMNILNDKL; encoded by the coding sequence TTGGATCGAAATGAACTATTCAACCATTTGACACAACTTGAGAACAATGTGAATCGTATCCAAGAAGATATGCAGGCGCTCAAATCTTTGACTGTTGCACTCGTGGAAGAGAATGTAGCGTTGCAAATAGAGAACGATAATTTGAAGACGTTGATGAATCAAGAACCGGATGCAACACCGGTTGAACGTGTGTCGAACGAACAAGAAGAAGAAAAAACACCGCAAAAGAAACAACTGCAAAGTAGAGAATATTTTGCGACATTGTATCACGAAGGATTCCATATTTGTCACGATGTCTTTGGAAAGCACCGCAACGGTCAGGATTGTATTTTTTGTATGAATATTCTTAATGATAAGCTGTGA
- a CDS encoding DNA polymerase III subunit delta' produces MAEIERLTAAHRNGKLSHAYLFEGNDAEAMSATALAFAQLILCQNHEVCRTKVQMHNHPDFHYVQTDEVNIKKDQIEALVHHMNRLPIESDYKVYVIQDFEKLTVQGENSILKFLEEPPEKTVAILLSTKPEQILDTIHSRCQHVYFKPMSRADFVSYLEMHEDFSRPIAALMSTYTTQVDVARQLAENYELTPLRQVTIQWCDKLVRQPDMALIGVIDLLKHAKNRQLQQLVLSAINAYFQDILYTKVGMPEKIIFTELEESYQEMVHQLNYRQLTHVVEVITEAHKKLMQNVNPTLVFEQIVIKMKG; encoded by the coding sequence ATGGCAGAAATAGAACGTTTGACGGCAGCACATCGCAATGGAAAATTGTCGCATGCATATTTGTTTGAAGGCAATGATGCAGAAGCGATGTCAGCCACAGCTTTAGCGTTTGCACAACTCATTTTGTGTCAAAATCATGAAGTGTGTCGTACGAAGGTACAGATGCACAATCATCCGGATTTTCACTATGTGCAAACAGATGAAGTGAATATCAAGAAGGATCAGATTGAAGCGCTGGTTCATCATATGAATCGCTTGCCAATAGAAAGTGACTATAAAGTCTATGTGATTCAAGATTTTGAAAAGTTAACAGTACAAGGCGAAAACAGTATATTAAAATTTTTAGAAGAACCACCTGAAAAGACAGTGGCTATTCTGTTATCAACAAAGCCAGAACAAATATTGGATACGATCCATTCACGTTGTCAACATGTTTATTTTAAACCGATGTCACGTGCGGATTTTGTATCATATTTAGAGATGCATGAAGATTTTTCAAGACCGATAGCAGCGTTGATGAGTACGTATACGACCCAGGTTGATGTGGCACGTCAACTGGCGGAAAATTATGAACTTACACCGCTCAGACAAGTGACAATACAATGGTGTGACAAGCTTGTTAGACAACCAGATATGGCATTGATCGGCGTGATTGACTTATTGAAACATGCTAAAAATAGACAGTTGCAACAACTTGTCTTGTCTGCTATAAATGCTTATTTTCAAGATATTCTGTATACCAAAGTCGGTATGCCGGAAAAGATAATCTTCACAGAATTAGAAGAAAGTTATCAAGAGATGGTGCATCAATTAAATTATCGTCAACTCACGCATGTCGTTGAGGTCATAACTGAAGCGCACAAAAAGTTAATGCAGAATGTTAATCCAACGCTCGTTTTTGAGCAAATTGTTATTAAGATGAAAGGGTGA
- the tmk gene encoding dTMP kinase: protein MGLFITFEGPEGSGKTTVLRAVAAELEKVHDVVTTREPGGVETAEAIRNILLDGEGMDGRTEALLFAAARREHLVQKVLPALEANCIVLCDRFVDSSLAYQGYARQIGVEGVQRINDFAVEDHHPDMTIYLDIPAELGRERIAINQREQNRLDKEDIVFHDAVIAGYKELIAQNPGRFAVIDASCSVDEVVADVVSVVRQQIEKKSIEN from the coding sequence ATGGGATTATTTATAACGTTCGAAGGACCAGAAGGATCAGGGAAAACAACAGTGTTACGTGCAGTTGCAGCAGAACTTGAAAAAGTACATGATGTTGTGACGACACGAGAACCAGGTGGCGTTGAAACAGCGGAAGCGATCCGCAATATTTTGTTAGATGGAGAAGGAATGGATGGGCGAACAGAAGCGCTGTTATTTGCGGCAGCGAGACGTGAGCACCTTGTTCAAAAGGTTCTTCCCGCGCTTGAAGCGAACTGTATTGTGTTATGTGATCGTTTTGTCGATAGTTCTCTCGCGTATCAAGGATATGCGCGTCAAATTGGTGTTGAAGGTGTACAACGCATCAATGATTTTGCAGTAGAAGATCATCATCCAGATATGACGATTTATTTAGATATTCCAGCTGAATTGGGACGCGAACGCATTGCAATCAACCAGCGTGAACAGAATCGTTTGGACAAGGAAGATATTGTATTTCATGATGCAGTTATTGCAGGTTATAAGGAGTTAATTGCGCAAAATCCAGGACGTTTTGCGGTCATTGATGCAAGCTGTTCAGTAGATGAAGTTGTGGCAGATGTAGTGTCAGTTGTTCGACAACAAATTGAGAAAAAATCGATAGAAAATTAG
- the rsmI gene encoding 16S rRNA (cytidine(1402)-2'-O)-methyltransferase, with product MAQLYLVGTPIGNLEDITFRAIRTLKEVSTIACEDTRVTRKLCHHFDIETPLKSYHEHNKGQMTEALIALLQEGQDIALVSDAGLPLISDPGYELVVRAREVGIDVVPIPGANAGLTALMASGLPSFTYTFLGFLPRKTREKLEVLQVRMFQESTLILYESPFRIKDTLQAIAEVDSERNVTLGRELTKKFEQIETNSVTELITQLETSIPLKGEFVVLIEGKGAQETDAWYESLSITEHVDHYIAQQMKPKQAIKQVAQEREMPSKTVYNIYHGVEGQS from the coding sequence ATGGCACAGTTATATTTAGTAGGGACGCCAATTGGTAACTTGGAAGACATTACGTTTCGTGCGATTCGTACGCTAAAAGAAGTGTCTACGATTGCATGCGAAGACACACGTGTTACACGGAAGTTGTGTCATCATTTTGATATTGAGACACCCTTGAAATCATACCATGAGCATAATAAAGGACAGATGACAGAGGCGTTGATTGCGTTATTGCAAGAAGGGCAAGATATCGCACTTGTTTCAGATGCAGGGTTGCCACTAATATCAGATCCGGGTTATGAGCTAGTTGTACGTGCGAGAGAGGTGGGAATTGATGTCGTTCCGATTCCAGGTGCCAATGCAGGCCTTACAGCACTTATGGCGAGTGGTCTTCCGTCGTTTACGTATACATTTCTAGGATTTTTACCACGTAAAACACGTGAAAAACTTGAAGTATTGCAGGTGAGAATGTTTCAAGAAAGCACGCTTATCTTATATGAATCACCCTTTCGTATAAAAGATACATTACAAGCGATTGCGGAGGTAGATTCTGAGAGAAATGTAACACTAGGTCGAGAGTTAACGAAGAAATTTGAACAGATTGAAACAAACTCTGTGACAGAATTGATTACACAGTTGGAAACCTCTATTCCATTAAAAGGCGAGTTTGTCGTCTTGATAGAAGGTAAGGGAGCGCAAGAAACAGATGCGTGGTATGAGTCACTTTCTATCACAGAACATGTCGATCATTATATTGCACAACAAATGAAGCCCAAACAGGCTATTAAGCAAGTGGCACAAGAACGAGAAATGCCATCTAAAACGGTCTACAACATCTATCACGGTGTAGAAGGACAATCGTAG
- a CDS encoding PSP1 domain-containing protein, translating into MYLVVGIYFEKTNTLEYYAPVDEAMTEGTYVVVESHRGIEMGVIKYAPKWVDEADVVLPLKEILRVATEKDMEAYRYNEEKAAQAFELCREYVQTLDLDMRLVNCEYTLDRAKVIFNFTADERIDFRKLVRMLAQKLKTRIELRQIGVRDEAKLLGGIGPCGRSLCCATFLGDFEPVSIKMAKDQNLSLNPTKISGACGRLMCCLKYENDFYESARASLPDIGASVETPEGTGEVVGLNIIDVTMQVRLECDNQLMEYHIEELELLK; encoded by the coding sequence GTGTACCTTGTTGTTGGAATATACTTTGAAAAGACAAATACATTGGAATATTATGCACCAGTCGACGAAGCGATGACTGAAGGGACGTACGTGGTAGTTGAATCTCATCGTGGTATTGAGATGGGTGTGATTAAATATGCGCCGAAATGGGTCGATGAAGCGGACGTTGTCTTACCACTAAAAGAAATTCTTCGTGTAGCAACAGAGAAAGATATGGAAGCGTACCGTTACAATGAAGAAAAGGCAGCACAGGCGTTTGAATTATGCAGAGAGTATGTTCAAACACTTGATTTGGATATGAGACTAGTCAATTGCGAATATACGCTTGATCGCGCTAAAGTTATTTTTAATTTCACAGCGGATGAACGTATCGATTTCCGTAAACTCGTGCGTATGTTAGCACAAAAACTTAAAACACGTATCGAACTGCGTCAAATTGGTGTGCGTGATGAAGCGAAGTTGCTCGGTGGTATCGGACCGTGTGGTCGTTCGCTTTGCTGTGCAACATTTTTAGGTGACTTTGAGCCGGTTTCGATTAAAATGGCAAAAGATCAAAATTTGTCATTAAATCCAACGAAAATTTCAGGTGCATGTGGACGTTTGATGTGTTGTTTGAAATATGAAAATGATTTTTATGAGTCGGCACGTGCAAGCTTACCAGATATCGGTGCGTCTGTTGAGACACCAGAAGGTACGGGAGAAGTTGTAGGACTCAATATTATAGATGTAACGATGCAAGTTCGTTTAGAGTGTGATAATCAATTGATGGAATATCACATTGAAGAATTAGAGTTATTAAAGTAA
- a CDS encoding aminotransferase class V-fold PLP-dependent enzyme codes for MKRALWHQMNEWAKKEPISMHVPGHKNGTIGSMSFLQAKYDVTEITGFDDLHQPETVLKESMSSVTRHPDYDAFYLVNGTTSGILSVIHAFQSLEGRVLLARNVHKSVFNALDLGGQQATILPTIVDEQSSQYVQPDMTKGWLSSAKLSVVTYPNYYGQTFDVSETIQRFHANNCPVLVDEAHGAHFDLDGFPVSAMNYGADFVVQSFHKTLPSLTMSSILFIHKNAPQREDVIRLLQTFQSSSPSYLLMASLEVANDFYEGYDSQLFFERRQQLLGALSACGLSFKEMNDPLKLLIYRPGMSGDTLQQVMESVDIYVELSDSHHVLWVLPLWHTGDSYPFDDLITRIHNMVFVESMTDTESTQQPLYTGSGRYEPQHIAHSHWVPFEETEGKVLAQHLVLYPPGIPSMLKGEKVTEPMIELMSKWCDSNVRVEGLQDGKIKVKDD; via the coding sequence ATGAAGCGTGCATTATGGCATCAAATGAATGAATGGGCTAAAAAAGAACCGATATCAATGCATGTACCAGGCCATAAAAATGGAACGATTGGTAGCATGTCTTTTTTACAAGCGAAGTATGATGTGACTGAAATTACAGGCTTTGATGATTTACATCAGCCTGAAACAGTGCTCAAAGAGAGTATGTCATCTGTGACACGTCATCCAGATTATGATGCATTTTACCTTGTGAATGGGACGACGAGTGGCATTTTGTCTGTCATTCATGCGTTTCAATCGTTAGAAGGTCGTGTCTTATTAGCACGCAATGTGCATAAATCGGTTTTTAATGCATTAGATCTAGGCGGACAACAAGCTACTATATTGCCAACCATAGTAGATGAGCAGTCATCTCAATATGTACAGCCAGATATGACTAAAGGATGGCTATCGTCTGCAAAGTTAAGTGTGGTAACATATCCCAACTATTATGGCCAAACATTTGATGTTTCAGAAACAATTCAACGGTTTCATGCAAATAATTGCCCTGTTTTAGTAGATGAGGCACATGGTGCACATTTTGATTTGGACGGATTTCCGGTATCGGCGATGAATTATGGGGCTGATTTTGTCGTGCAGTCATTTCATAAGACATTGCCAAGTTTAACGATGAGTTCTATTCTATTTATACATAAAAATGCACCACAACGTGAAGATGTCATTCGTTTATTACAAACATTCCAATCATCGAGTCCGTCTTATTTATTAATGGCAAGTCTAGAGGTAGCAAATGACTTTTATGAAGGATATGATAGTCAGTTGTTTTTTGAACGTCGTCAGCAATTATTAGGTGCTTTAAGTGCATGTGGGTTATCGTTTAAAGAAATGAATGACCCATTGAAATTATTGATTTATCGTCCGGGTATGTCAGGAGATACTTTACAGCAAGTGATGGAGTCAGTTGACATTTATGTAGAATTGTCGGATTCACATCATGTTTTATGGGTGTTACCGTTATGGCATACAGGGGATAGCTATCCGTTTGACGACTTGATTACACGTATTCATAATATGGTATTTGTAGAAAGTATGACTGATACCGAGTCAACGCAACAACCACTCTATACAGGTTCTGGACGCTATGAACCACAGCATATTGCACACAGCCATTGGGTTCCTTTTGAAGAGACTGAAGGAAAAGTGTTAGCGCAACATTTAGTGTTGTATCCACCAGGCATTCCGAGCATGCTCAAGGGCGAAAAAGTAACAGAACCTATGATAGAATTAATGTCAAAATGGTGTGATTCTAACGTAAGAGTTGAAGGATTACAAGACGGTAAAATAAAAGTGAAGGATGACTAA